Genomic segment of Gloeocapsa sp. PCC 7428:
ATTTATTGGTTCTATTCTCAGTGATGTTGGTCTAAAGCGTCCTCCATCACAAGCAGTTATTGCTCCTTATGGCAGCATTGAATACTCTGAAGAAAAATTAGAACAGATTGATGGTGATTTTTTATTTTTAACAGCTTTTTCAGATAATGATGAGGAGAGCCTCAAACGACTTCTACAAAAACCGCTTTTCAAGCAACTCAAAGCTGTCCAGCAAAATCATGTATATTTTGTAGATAAATTAACTTGGGTAGGATGGAATTTATTTGCTGCCGATGCCGTTATTGATGACTTGTACAAATACTTAGTGAACACACCTTAAACTATGCACAAACACAATCTATTTGTCTGTAAATCATGTAACCGTTCCTCGGAAGAATTGCCAGAAAATCAAGTTGCTGATGGTACTCGTTTAATCGAACAACTCAACGCCTTGAGTGCTGAACAAGCGCAGTCTCAGGATCTGAGAATTCAGCCAGTAGGATGCTTGTGGACGTGCGGTTCTCCCTGCGCTGTTGCTTTTTCCGCGCCTGGTAAACCAACTTATCTATTTACCAATGTACCTGCGGATGACACCGCCGCTGCATTACTTCAGTTTGGTGAATTGTATTTGAACAGCAAAACAGGAAATATACCTTGGCAGCAGTTTCCGCAAGTGTTACAAGAAGTGAGTATTGCCAAGATTCCAACAATGAGTTGATAGGTAAAATGCGGTGCGATCGCACCCTAAATACCTTGGCTACTATCTAGACTCGGTAATAGTGCCACTTCGACATTAGATGCATTAACAAAAATTACTAGTCAACTCCAACGCTTCATTGACATTAGATAGCCGACCACTTAGAGAGTATAGGTTACATCTTTATATCTGCATAGAAATACTTATAAAGATGCCAAAGTTTTGTAAAATTCTGTAACAAAAACAACAATTCCTCCGTAACTTACACCGCAAGGATGAAGAATCATTCGTTGGGTTGAGCCTCAAGGCGTACAACATCGGCAATTAGGATGAAAAACCTGTGTTAGACACGAGCTTAAAAATCTGCTCGGATAAACAGGTCTTTCCGAACTATCTTGCCTTTTTACACGCGTCTTGGCACGCTATCACAAATCTCCAACTTTAGTGACAATTGCACCAGTCCTAGCTCGGTAAACCTATAGGTTTCTGAGATTAACTGAGGTCTGTAAACACTAAATCTAAGAGATTTTCTGTAACGACAGATACTAATTTGTTGATTACTCTGAGCATTTTCAGAGTACAGCACTAACAAACCTTAACTTCTTAGGAGAACAAAGTTAAGGCATTTTATGCAGGGTTCATTTCTTCGTTTTCAAAAAAGTAACTGAGGACAAGGAAGTATAATGTTTACAAAATTTTACCCAAGTGCTACGCTGTTTTTAGCTATATCATTTCTAATGCCAACAGCTACCCTCGCCGCTCCTGTTGTTAGGAAAGCGGCTGGTCCTAACGCTGCCACAATTCAATCTGCTGTAGACGACTTCCGAAATGCTTTAGGGCAAAACAACGGAGTGGGTGGCACATTTCCTAATGGTCGCCGTGAAATTAACTGGGATGGCGTTCCTGACAATTTTGCCGCCTCTAATAAGCTGCCGCCCGACTTCTTTAATGTTGACTCTCCACGAGGTGTCTTCTTCCAAACCCCAGGTCAAGGGTTTCAAGTCAGCGCTAACATTGGTGTGGCTCCCATCGAGTTTGGTAATCTTAATCCCACCTATTCATCCATCTTTCGCGTCTTTAGTCCCCAAAGACTATTCACCGCTTTAGGCAGCAACATCACGAATGTGCTTTTCTTTGTGCCTGGTACTGCGAAGAAGGCAACGGTCAATGGGTTTGGCGCAATTTTTACCGATGTAGACCGCTGGGGTAGTACGAAGATAGAGTATTTTGGTGCTAACAATAAGCTACTATTTAGTGACTTCGTTCCGAACGTACCCAACAGTAAAGAAAGCCTCTCTTTCCTAGGGGTAGTATTCAATCAGGGCGAACGCATTTATCGAGTCCGTATTACCAGTGGCAATACTGCCTTAAGCTATAACAATAATGACGGTGGTACTAAAGATATTGTCGTTATGGATGATTTCATTTATGGGGAACCTCAACCGCAGAGATAGCGAGAAGTAGCATCGATACTGTTGGTAAGATCGGACAATTTTGAAAAACTCCTAAAATCTGCCACGCAAGAACAAGGGTTTCCAATTGAGAGCCTAAAATTTCTTAAGGAGAACCATGGTAGATTTCCCTGAGTAGAGGAACTAAAATGCAAGCCCTAAGGCATCAAGTGCGTAACTTCTAATTTTGTTAACTATTGATTAGCCTACTGGCTGCTGGGCTTGCAGTATACGCTAGCGTGCGGTTTCCTCAATTGAGGATACTGTGCGATCGCGCATCGTCCCAAAACATTATCATCATTCACCTTTAAGGTAAAATTGTTGCAATTAATTATTATTAATTCTTAAGAGCTAGTGATGACAATCACCTTGACAGACGATGACTACATTGAACTACTAAAAAACGAACAAAATAGTACGTGCGGCGTTGCTGAATGATGTAATGAATGATTGAGGAATCGGGATATCCCAGAATTTGAGGTAATGTAGTAACAAGCGAATCGAGTGCTTCAGCATTTGTGCTGTTTTTGAGTAACACAACGTCTTGCGATGCAGCCGCGCCAGGTAGTGACGCAATCGAGTATTTTCTCCTTCCACTTGGATCATATAAGTCTTGCTAACAATCTGATCTGCGTGTGGATAAATCCTGGGTATACCGACCAGCCATCAGTGACATAGAAGTAACATTTCCAGGTGGACACCATTGCCCACAATGGGGCAAACGTCTTAGCACTATGGTCTCCCTG
This window contains:
- a CDS encoding DUF1636 domain-containing protein, with product MHKHNLFVCKSCNRSSEELPENQVADGTRLIEQLNALSAEQAQSQDLRIQPVGCLWTCGSPCAVAFSAPGKPTYLFTNVPADDTAAALLQFGELYLNSKTGNIPWQQFPQVLQEVSIAKIPTMS